The Pseudomonas alkylphenolica genomic sequence TGCCACTTTCACGGCTGATTTGGTTCGGACCTGGTGCGAAAACCACACTCGCCACATCAGCCAAACGCACAAACCCTGGACCGTCTAAAACATCGCCATTGGCCAGGCGAATAGGCAACTGCTGGATTTTGTCGACGTCATTGCGCCACTCATCGGCCAGGCGAACCTGGATATCGAAGCGCCGGTCACCTTCAAACAGCGCTCCAGCTTCGCGCCCACCGATGGCGGTGGAAATGGCGTCCTGAATCTCCGATACATTCAAACCAAATCGCGCGGCTTTCTCACGGTCGATTTGTATGCTGAGCATCGGTAGGCCAGTGGTCTGCTCAACCTTCACATCGGCTGCACCCGGAATACCCTCCAGCACCTCAGCGATTTGCTCGGCGGTCTCGTTCATCACGTCCATGTCGTCGCCAAACACTTTCACCGCGACGTCACTGCGCACGCCGGAGATCAGTTCATTGAAACGCATCTGGATGGGCTGGGTAAATTCGTAGTTGTTGCCGGAAACCTGTTCGACCGCTTCCTGCATCGCCGCAACCAGATCGGCTTTGCTGCGATCAGGATCCGGCCACAGCTCGCGCGGTTTGAGCATGACAAAGTTGTCCGCCACGTTCGGTGGCATTGGATCGGTCGCGATTTCAGCAGTTCCCAGCTTGGCGAACACCGTATCAACCTCGGCAAAGGATTTGACCCTTTGTTCAAGCTGCACCTGCATGTCAATCGCTTGCGAGAGGCTGGTGCCTGGAATGCGAAGAGCATGCAGCGCGATATCGCCTTCATCAAGACTCGGCACGAACTCACTACCCATCCGCGAAGCAACCAAGCCTGAAAGCACCATGATGACTGCTGCAATGGTCAACACCAGCGGCTTGCTTACCATGACCCAATCCAGCAACGGCGCGTAGCCTTGCTTGACCCAAATCATCAAGCGGTTTTCTTTCTCGCTGACGTTGCCATTGAGGAACAGCGCAACAGCCGCCGGGACGAACGTCACCGAGAGGATCATAGCCCCCAACAGTGCAGTCACCACGGTAAACGCCATCGGGTGGAACATTTTGCCTTCCACACCAGTCAACGCAAAGATCGGGAGGTACACCACCATGATGATCAGTTGACCGAACAGCAGCGGACGACGCGCTTCCTTCGAGGCAGCGAACACCTCATGGAAACGCTCGTTACGGGTCAGTGCTCGACCCGCGGCGGCTTGGGCGTGGGCCAGTCGCCGCACGCAGTTCTCAACGATCACCACGGCACCATCGATGATGATACCGAAGTCGAGCGCACCGAGACTCATCAGGTTCGCGCTGACCTTGTTGCTGACCATGCCCGTGAAGGTGAACAGCATCGACAGCGGGATCACCATTGCGGTGATCAGGGCAGCACGGATGTTGCCTAGGAACAGGAACAGGATCGCTATAACCAGCAGGGCACCTTCGATCAGGTTCTTCTTCACCGTACTAATGGCTTTGTCAACCAATACGGTGCGGTCATAGACCGTCTTCGCCATGACCCCTTTCGGCAGGTTGCGATTGATCTCGCTCAGGCGCTGGTCGACAGCCTGCGATACATAGCGACTGTTCTCACCAATCAACATGAACGCCGTGCCGAGCACCACCTCCTGACCGTTTTCAGTTGCGGCACCGGTACGCAGCTCCTTACCCAGGCCCACCTCAGCCACATCACCGATACGGACAGGAACGCCATCGGTGTTCTTGATGATTATGTTGGCGATGTCTGCAATATTGCCAACTTGCCCTGGAGCTCGGATCAGGTACTGCTCGCCGCTGCGTTCGATGTAGCCCGCACCGACGTTGGCATTGTTGCTTTCCAACGCAACCACAATGTCCTGCAGGCTGACGCCATGGGCTACCAAGAGCTCCGGCTTGGGTGAAACCTGGAACTCCTTGGCATAGCCGCCAATGGTGTTGATCTCAGTAACACCTTTGACAGTTCGTAGCTGCGGCTTGACGATCCAGTCCTGAATCTCACGCAGATCCATCGGCGTGTAGGCGCTGCCATCCGCTTTTTTCGCGCCTTCTTGCGCCTCAACGGTCCACATGTAGATCTCACCCAGGCCAGAGGCAATGGGTCCCATGCTCGGTGATAGATCCCTGGGAAGATTGCCACGGGCTTCTTGTATCCGCTCATTCACCAACTGACGAGCGAAGTAGATGTCCGTACCGTCTTCAAAGATGACAGTGACCTGCGAAAGCCCATAGCGCGAGATGGAGCGCGTCTCCTGCAGGTTGGGGAGCCCCGCCATGACCGTCTCAATCGGGAAAGTCACACGTTGTTCGGTCTCCAGCGGCGAATATCCCTTGGCCTCGGTATTGATCTGAACCTGCACGTTGGTGATATCGGGAACCGCATCAATCGGCAGTTTCTGGTAGCTGTAAACACCCAACGCTGCCATGCCGAGAATAGCCAGCAAAACCAGCCAGCGCTGATCGATGGCGAAGCGAATTAATCGTTCGTACATGTAAATTTCCCCTAAAGCGCAGCATCACCGCGCTCTCCAGTACGGATGCGCAATGCGTCAGTCAAAGGGGATACGGCGACGATTCCGTCACCGGGTACACCTGTGTGGGCAGCCTTCTCTATGGCCTTGACGATCTCATCGGCAACATCGTCGGAACAAAACGCTAGCAGCACGAGATGCTGATGGGCGTCGGGGTTCCACTCGTCTGCGATGTAACTGTGATCTTTACCATGGCCACGCGGGTGACCATAAGCAGGCAGGATGGTAAACCCAGGCAGATGCGGCAATGCGTGCAACGCTTGCTCGACGGCCTCAAGCCGAACCGGGCGAAAAATGGCAGTAACTTGTTTCATAGCTCAACTCCGAATTAGTGGTCATGGCTCGCGCCGGCTTTGCCTAGCTCAGCTTTGATCAGAAAACTGTTCTTCAGTGCGTAACGATCACCCACCTTCAGACCCGAGATAACTTCTACGAAGCGTCCGTCGGACTTGCCAAGTTCAACAGGCCGAGCTTCCAACTGGTTATCGAAGCGGCCGAATACCACCTGCCAGTCTCGAACGGTCTGGATCGCCTCGACCGCCACAGCAACGGGAACATCGCTCTCCGCAGCAACCACCTCGACGGTCACCGGCAAACCGGGACGCCATACCCGATCTGGATTAGCAAGAACGATGCGAGCCGTTGCGGAGCGGGTTTGTGCCCCAACCAGAGCGCTGACATACGAAATGGTACCCTCCGCCTTGGCTACGAATGCACTGGAGCTCACTACAACTTTTTGCCCTTCGGCGATTACGCCCAGGTCCTTTGCCGCGATGGTGGAATCCACCCACACAGTCGACAAATCCGAAACGGTAAAGACCGCAGAGTCCTCTTTGAGAACTTCACCAACCGATATGCTTTTGCTGGTTATCACGCCATCAATAGGAGAGCGAATCTCGAACTCGGTGAGGTTCTGGCCTTTGGCTGGAGTACCGCCCAGCGAGGCGATTTGTTGCTGGACGCGCTGCACCGCGATAGCGGCTTCCTGCATGGCAACCTGCGCCTGTAGGAAGTCCTGTTCGGCAGAAATTTTCTCTTCCCACAATTGCTTTTCACGCGAGTAGGTCGTGCGGGCAAGCGCCGAACGCTGCTGTGCAGCAAGCAGCTCGCCACGCAGTTCGGCAAGCGCTTGGCTGGATATCTTGGCCAGCACCTGGCCCTTGCGGACCGTATCGCCAGCACTAACTGCCACCGAATCGACCCGACCGGCAAGTTGCGGGGTCACCTGAACCGTACGGTCGCCGTTATAGCGAACCTCACCGAGCACCTGCAGCGTGGAAGCAATTTTCGCGGGACCAGCAGTGGCGAGCGTGACGCCACCCTGCTCAAGCTGCACATCCGTCATGGTCACGCGGGCCTCAACCTGCTCGTAACCAAACGAGTAACTTTTGCCTTTGTGCTTGGCGCTGATGGAAACCTGGAAAGAATGAGGCTCTACGACAACGGCATCGCCACGAAGATAGTCATTCTCTTTGCTGAAGCTGATGAGTTGTGGAGCCTGACCAAGACGCGACAAAGTCACTTGCGCAGTACTGGCAGCTGGGTCTAGAAGCTTTCCGTCCAGGTAGGTATAGAGCCGGAACTGAGGCTCTACGCCTTCCTCAAAAATCGTCACTTCAAGCGCGTAATTACCCTCAGTGAAAAGCTTGCCGCCATGCTCGCCCTTGGTGGCCTCTTCGATCTCATGATGCTCTTCATCTGCATGTTCGTCGGCATCTTCATGCACCTCCGCCGAAGCTTCGCCGTGGTGCTCGGGATCTGAGTGAGCTGACGCTTCCTCATGACTTTCACCATGACCATGGCCTTTTTCCCCGGACTGACCCGGGTTTCCACTTAGAATTAGACCCGCCGCGGCCAAACCGATTACGACAACGGCCGCAATCATCAGCCGCTGCTTTCGGGGAGTTGTTGATGCCATTGGTAACTCCAAATTATCAAAAATATTGAACTTGACTCATGTCCCGAAGGTGACAAAACACACTCGATAAACATGAAGTTGTTCTGTAACCAGGCGAGGCGTCATGCCGTATGCCCGAGTTGCTCAGCCTTCGCACACAGCCCTGCTAATCTCGCGGCGCGCTTCATTGGTGCCCGACTCAATGATTGCCGCATGACGAAGAAAATGTCTGGCAGGCTCAACGAACGCCGGCATCCGAACCGACGTAGCCGTAAACCCGTTCCACCTGAGCACGCGCATTGGTTGCCGCAGCCAACGAGTCGAGGTACTGGCCACGAGAAACGATCAAGGTGCGCTGGGCATCCAGTACCTCGATGAAACCGAATTTGCCCATCTCGAATCCGCGAGTGGCGGTATCCACAGCTTGTTGGGCAGAGGGCAGGATGGTCTGGTCATAGGACTCAACTTCCTGCATGGCGGTAGCCCACTGGTTCAAAGCAGTTTGAGTTTCGCTACGCAACCTCAACTCCACAGCATTACGTTGATCACGGGCCTGATCAGCCCGGCGAGCAGCAGAAAGGATGTTGCCCTGGTTACGGTCGAACAGCGGAAGTGGCATCGATAATCCAACTAAATTGACTCTTTCCCGTTCTGAACGGTCGTACTGGCTACCAATGCTAACTGTCAGGTTCGGAATACGCTGGGCCTTCTCCGAGCCGAGCGAAGCGTCATTTTGGTCGATTTTCGCCACGGCCTGACGCATCTCAGGAGTTTGATCCAACCTGGCCAACAACTCCGCTGGCCGTGGCGGTGTGCCCGGAGACAAGGTGGGTGACTCAAGGCGGTCGAAGACCGTAA encodes the following:
- a CDS encoding efflux RND transporter permease subunit translates to MYERLIRFAIDQRWLVLLAILGMAALGVYSYQKLPIDAVPDITNVQVQINTEAKGYSPLETEQRVTFPIETVMAGLPNLQETRSISRYGLSQVTVIFEDGTDIYFARQLVNERIQEARGNLPRDLSPSMGPIASGLGEIYMWTVEAQEGAKKADGSAYTPMDLREIQDWIVKPQLRTVKGVTEINTIGGYAKEFQVSPKPELLVAHGVSLQDIVVALESNNANVGAGYIERSGEQYLIRAPGQVGNIADIANIIIKNTDGVPVRIGDVAEVGLGKELRTGAATENGQEVVLGTAFMLIGENSRYVSQAVDQRLSEINRNLPKGVMAKTVYDRTVLVDKAISTVKKNLIEGALLVIAILFLFLGNIRAALITAMVIPLSMLFTFTGMVSNKVSANLMSLGALDFGIIIDGAVVIVENCVRRLAHAQAAAGRALTRNERFHEVFAASKEARRPLLFGQLIIMVVYLPIFALTGVEGKMFHPMAFTVVTALLGAMILSVTFVPAAVALFLNGNVSEKENRLMIWVKQGYAPLLDWVMVSKPLVLTIAAVIMVLSGLVASRMGSEFVPSLDEGDIALHALRIPGTSLSQAIDMQVQLEQRVKSFAEVDTVFAKLGTAEIATDPMPPNVADNFVMLKPRELWPDPDRSKADLVAAMQEAVEQVSGNNYEFTQPIQMRFNELISGVRSDVAVKVFGDDMDVMNETAEQIAEVLEGIPGAADVKVEQTTGLPMLSIQIDREKAARFGLNVSEIQDAISTAIGGREAGALFEGDRRFDIQVRLADEWRNDVDKIQQLPIRLANGDVLDGPGFVRLADVASVVFAPGPNQISRESGKRRVVVTANVRGRDIGSFVAEAESKIAEAVSVPAGYWTTWGGTFEQLQSAAKRLQIVVPVSLLLVFTLLFMMFGNVKDGLLVFTGVPFALTGGIMALWMRDIPLSISAGVGFIALSGVAVLNGLVMISFIRSLRENGMGLDEAIREGALTRLRPVLMTALVASLGFIPMATAIGTGAEVQRPLATVVIGGILSSTALTLLVLPLLYRLAHRTR
- a CDS encoding P-II family nitrogen regulator, coding for MKQVTAIFRPVRLEAVEQALHALPHLPGFTILPAYGHPRGHGKDHSYIADEWNPDAHQHLVLLAFCSDDVADEIVKAIEKAAHTGVPGDGIVAVSPLTDALRIRTGERGDAAL
- a CDS encoding efflux RND transporter periplasmic adaptor subunit, encoding MASTTPRKQRLMIAAVVVIGLAAAGLILSGNPGQSGEKGHGHGESHEEASAHSDPEHHGEASAEVHEDADEHADEEHHEIEEATKGEHGGKLFTEGNYALEVTIFEEGVEPQFRLYTYLDGKLLDPAASTAQVTLSRLGQAPQLISFSKENDYLRGDAVVVEPHSFQVSISAKHKGKSYSFGYEQVEARVTMTDVQLEQGGVTLATAGPAKIASTLQVLGEVRYNGDRTVQVTPQLAGRVDSVAVSAGDTVRKGQVLAKISSQALAELRGELLAAQQRSALARTTYSREKQLWEEKISAEQDFLQAQVAMQEAAIAVQRVQQQIASLGGTPAKGQNLTEFEIRSPIDGVITSKSISVGEVLKEDSAVFTVSDLSTVWVDSTIAAKDLGVIAEGQKVVVSSSAFVAKAEGTISYVSALVGAQTRSATARIVLANPDRVWRPGLPVTVEVVAAESDVPVAVAVEAIQTVRDWQVVFGRFDNQLEARPVELGKSDGRFVEVISGLKVGDRYALKNSFLIKAELGKAGASHDH